The following are encoded in a window of Brachyhypopomus gauderio isolate BG-103 chromosome 18, BGAUD_0.2, whole genome shotgun sequence genomic DNA:
- the LOC143482110 gene encoding uncharacterized protein LOC143482110, producing MPTEAVTKVTALQIPSQPTERHENLTALPTGAIVLQVDHITNTACPPSQSCKASDMSLSCWNMEVNVTILLLVLAGLLILVLFYRVLLLRHRLGVAQARNALEYCSFYHVAHYSLKHPDPPPPLPVVNPLVTHPLPDLTPPNGHLSQGPPVVPAPVIFNLTPPPPPPPPLLSPAPPVIYTTPPSPQSDMAVYSRIGALRLSRHSGVSQTQVVLFEHSSL from the coding sequence ATGCCAACTGAAGCAGTCACTAAAGTGACTGCACTGCAGATTCCCTCACAGCCTACAGAGAGGCATGAAAACCTGACAGCCTTGCCGACAGGTGCAATCGTTCTCCAGGTGGATCACATAACAAACACTGCATGTCCACCGTCTCAGAGCTGTAAGGCCTCAGATATGTCCCTTAGCTGCTGGAACATGGAGGTGAACGTAACCATCCTGCTGCTGGTTCTGGCTGGGCTCCTAATCCTGGTCCTCTTCTACCGTGTTCTGCTCCTGCGCCACAGGCTGGGTGTGGCCCAGGCCCGGAACGCTCTGGAATACTGCAGCTTTTACCACGTGGCACACTACAGCCTCAAACACCCGGACCCGCCCCCTCCTTTACCTGTGGTGAATCCTCTGGTCACACACCCCCTTCCTGACCTCACGCCACCCAATGGTCATCTTTCTCAAGGTCCACCTGTTGTTCCAGCTCCTGTCATTTTCAacctcactcctcctcctccaccaccacctccactgctgtctccgGCTCCCCCAGTGATTTACACCACCCCACCCAGCCCTCAGTCAGACATGGCAGTGTACTCCCGTATCGGGGCTCTGCGGCTGAGCAGACACTCAGGTGTGAGTCAGACCCAGGTGGTTCTTTTTGAACACTCATCCCTGTGA
- the htr1ab gene encoding 5-hydroxytryptamine (serotonin) receptor 1A b yields the protein MDELNNLSSLFHNDSRLYHQNNKVTLSVKVPLSYQISTSLLIGALIFCSIFGNACVVAAIALERSLQNVANYLIGSLAVTDLMVSVLVLPMACLYQVLDKWTLGQVTCDIFISLDVLCCTSSILHLCAIALDRYWAITDPIDYMKKRTLKRAAVLISVTWLVGFSISVPPMLIMKSQPKSKAEDMANPEACTISHDPWYTIYSTFCAFYIPLILMLVLYGRIFKAARFRIRKTVRKTEKKKVKCLTVSPALFKKSNVEVGKTWRSSVEPQPASCTNGAIRHADDGESLEIIEVHSNPKNNLPLPNTPNSVPLFENRHERNSEAKRKLALARERKTVKTLGIIMGTFILCWLPFFIKALVMPFCPSCEMPVWLGDVINWLGYSNSLLNPIIYAYFNKDFQTAFKKILKCHFCRP from the coding sequence ATGGACGAATTAAACAACCTGTCTTCGCTGTTTCACAATGATAGTCGTTTATATCACCAAAACAACAAAGTAACGTTGTCTGTGAAAGTACCGTTGAGCTATCAAATATCTACATCTTTGCTGATTGGTGCACTTATTTTTTGTTCCATTTTTGGGAACGCGTGCGTCGTGGCTGCTATAGCTTTGGAGAGGTCCCTCCAGAACGTGGCAAACTATCTGATCGGATCACTCGCCGTTACGGACCTTATGGTATCTGTGCTTGTGCTACCAATGGCATGTCTTTACCAAGTTTTAGACAAGTGGACACTTGGACAGGTAACTTGTGACATTTTTATCTCCTTGGATGTTCTGTGCTGCACATCTTCAATTCTGCACCTGTGCGCAATTGCTTTGGACAGATACTGGGCTATAACCGACCCTATAGATTACATGAAAAAAAGGACGCTCAAACGTGCCGCAGTTTTAATCAGCGTTACGTGGCTGGTAGGCTTTTCAATATCAGTTCCACCCATGCTGATAATGAAGTCACAGCCCAAGAGTAAAGCAGAAGACATGGCCAACCCTGAGGCGTGCACGATCAGTCATGATCCATGGTATACGATTTACTCAACCTTTTGCGCCTTTTATATACCACTGATTCTTATGCTTGTCCTGTACGGGCGCATATTCAAAGCCGCCAGGTTTCGAATTCGCAAAACGGTGCGAAaaacagagaaaaagaaagtaaaatGTTTGACTGTATCACCCGCTCTGTTTAAGAAATCAAACGTGGAGGTTGGCAAAACCTGGAGGAGCAGCGTGGAGCCCCAGCCAGCCTCGTGCACCAACGGCGCGATCAGGCACGCGGACGACGGCGAGTCTTTGGAGATCATCGAAGTTCATAGTAATCCGAAAAACAACCTTCCTCTCCCAAATACGCCAAACTCTGTCCCTCTCTTCGAGAACAGACACGAGAGGAATTCCGAAGCCAAGAGAAAGCTTGCTTTGGCACGGGAGCGCAAAACTGTGAAGACACTGGGCATTATAATGGGCACGTTCATTCTTTGCTGGCTGCCTTTCTTTATCAAAGCACTCGTAATGCCCTTTTGCCCATCTTGTGAAATGCCCGTGTGGCTTGGAGACGTGATTAATTGGCTTGGGTACTCAAACTCCCTTTTGAATCCCATTATATACGCTTACTTCAACAAAGATTTCCAGACTGCATTCAAAAAAATTCTAAAATGCCATTTTTGCAGACCGTGA
- the rnf180b gene encoding E3 ubiquitin-protein ligase RNF180 has translation MARCDTDRVSDFLGIAEEPSILRCRKCRRCVADSTCLLSVSKEITTTCNVWHVDVDKLPDWILIVVDKVHWTVGKLSCQHCGARLGGFNFLSCPKCPCGHDTTVHFSKSRVDEGIKHFVNLSRPRRAVPHAERQECQEGCLGQQKKVEESEVRGDFQSNQNQSHDLYLVTQPLNSEIDLQTMQIQAVYLGGGPSAMSPCSVSSLHSTSPTDENINASVAVLESGQDLQNQRSVDADSEGHRYVEPLGYLDDPERSVTFSPPLGTSTLDREAPQEQEDVGPEVTEEILSHDTFRTVQLTKKEKNRLKSLRKKQRKKEHWLQRQLDGKSAESGDDDDDEEEEEKEGFTCAVCLDVYYNPYMCQPCTHVFCEPCLRTLARNRPHCTPCPLCRTPITHVLFQTELHQSTRSTFQKEYRSRKESFQRNNYSKWPLPNCPKRFRLLWGFHRPGASRWRFPHRALGLDGLDGLDLGEMQGWPLDPDVLIIFIYSFHWVLALIIICGLCYYFLL, from the exons ATGGCAAGGTGTGATACG GACAGAGTATCAGACTTTCTGGGCATTGCAGAAGAACCCTCAATTCTCCGATGCAGAAAATGCAGAAGATGTGTTGCAGACTCAACGTGCCTTCTTTCA GTATCAAAAGAGATCACGACTACATGCAATGTGTGGCATGTAGATGTGGACAAACTGCCAGACTGGATTCTGATAGTTGTTGATAAG GTTCACTGGACTGTTGGAAAACTCAGTTGTCAGCACTGTGGAGCTCGATTGGGAGGTTTTAATTTCTTAAGCTGTCCAAAATGTCCCTGTGGACATGACACAACTGTCCACTTCAGTAAAAGCCGTGTTGATGAGGGCATTAAACATTTTGTCAACTTAAGCAGACCTAGGAGGGCTGTACCacatgcagagagacaggagtgtCAGGAAGGGTGTTTAGGTCAACAGAAAAAGGTGGAAgagtcagaggtcagaggtgacTTTCAGTCAAACCAAAACCAGAGTCATGATCTATACCTAGTCACCCAGCCACTGAACTCTGAGATTGATCTGCAGACCATGCAGATACAAGCAGTGTATTTAGGTGGTGGCCCCTCTGCCATGTCTCCCTGCAGTGTCTCCTCCTTACACAGCACCTCCCCTACAGATGAGAACATAAATGCGTCAGTGGCTGTTTTAGAGTCAGGTCAAGATCTACAAAACCAAAGGTCTGTTGATGCAGATAGTGAAGGTCACAGATACGTAGAGCCACTAGGTTACCTGGATGACCCAGAACGTAGTGTCACTTTCTCCCCACCACTGGGAACATCTACACTAGACAGAGAGGCACCGCAGGAGCAAGAGGACGTAGGTCCTGAAGTGACGGAGGAGATCTTGTCTCACGATACCTTTAGAACTGTGCAGTTGACCAAAAAGGAGAAGAATCGCTTAAAGAGCCTGAGGAAAAAACAGAGGAAAAAAGAACACTGGCTTCAAAGGCAACTAGATGGCAAG agtgcGGAGAGtggcgatgatgatgatgatgaggaggaggaggagaaagagggctTCACTTGTGCTGTGTGTCTGGATGTGTACTACAACCCTTACATGTGCCAGCCCTGTACTCATGTGTTCTGTGAGCCTTGCCTGAGGACCCTGGCGAGGAACCGTCCTCACTGCACCCCCTGTCCCCTCTGCAGGACGCCCATAACCCACGTCCTCTTCCAAACAG aGCTCCACCAGTCCACTAGGTCAACCTTCCAGAAAGAATACCGGTCACGAAAAGAGTCTTTCCAAAGGAACAACTATTCCAAATGGCCTCTACCCAACTGCCCAAAACGGTTCCGCCTTCTATGGG GTTTTCACAGACCGGGCGCCTCTCGATGGCGTTTTCCTCACAGAGCGCTTGGGCTGGACGGGCTGGACGGGCTGGACTTGGGAGAAATGCAGGGCTGGCCTTTGGACCCTGACGTGCTGATCATCTTCATCTATTCTTTTCATTGGGTGTTGGCTCTGATCATCATTTGTGGCCTTTGCTACTACTTTCTTCTCTGA
- the rgs7bpb gene encoding regulator of G-protein signaling 7-binding protein B, whose product MCSAPNGRKNRPRSTANIFQIGKPAQRDPERRESTESTRRAQRALDDCRMTVQEFNTLVALHREQVISIGEITVDCPSLRAQMNKTRTKGCTVAQTAYQNLTVISGPEDGEIHPEICRLFIQLQCCLEMYITEMLKSVCLLGVLQLHRKGNEPCPEPNVDGRVDESSDVPILEDRSSSPVDFPQESWLVCTDIENIESDMRDMRNLLSKLRETMPLPLKNQDDSSLLNLTPYPPVRQRKRGFSGLCCLVSG is encoded by the exons ATGTGTTCTGCACCGAATGGGCGAAAGAACCGCCCCAGGTCCACAGCCAACATATTTCAGATAGGCAAACCTGCACAGCGAGACCCGGAGCGACGGGAGAGCACGGAGAGCACGCGCAGAGCCCAGCGCGCGCTGGACGACTGCAGAATG ACAGTGCAGGAGTTCAACACTCTGGTGGCCCTCCACCGTGAGCAGGTCATCTCTATTGGAGAGATCACAGTCGACTGTCCTTCTCTAAGAGCACAGATGAATAAGACGCGCACGAAAGGATGCACTGTGGCTCAGACCGCCTACCAAAACCTTACTGTCATCTCTGG TCCAGAAGATGGGGAAATTCATCCAGAGATCTGTAGGCTCTTCATACAGCTGCAGTGTTGTCTGGAGATGTACATCACTGAGATGCTTAAATCAGTTTGTCTGCTGGGTGTGCTGCAGCTTCACAGGAAAG GAAATGAACCCTGCCCTGAGCCAAACGTCGATGGCAGGGTGGACGAGAGCTCTGATGTCCCTATATTGGAGGACAGATCATCATCACCTGTTGACTTTCCCCAGGAGTCTTGGCTTGTGTGCACTGACATTGAGAACATAGAGAG TGACATGAGAGACATGAGAAATCTGCTAAGCAAACTCAGGGAGACCATGCCGTTACCACTGAAGAATCAAG ATGACAGCAGTCTGCTGAACCTGACCCCCTACCCACCGGTGAGGCAGAGGAAGAGGGGTTTTTCGGGCCTTTGCTGCCTCGTGTCGGGCTGA
- the LOC143482429 gene encoding complement component C6-like translates to MGHSSLLLGSVLILSSVSITLGCFCDHYPWSPWSYCTRTCGQGTQERTRYVRYDEHWNKNNCALLCKIRESRLCNVEACPIHCQLTEFGPWSDCSPCVKKMFRTRSVLRPSQFGGQDCSESLMEERPCHPSKECKIEPVNCKDKFTCDNGRCIKAILECNGQNDCLDNSDEKNCGTLKKVCETNRQFHVPPGSDLIGNGFDAVAEQMRGAVLDNTFMGEGCVLNRSRANRRIYRLPANIENYEIKVEHLEDITENPPVKSEVVSLASQTSRLGSEYGSLGSLLAILGLFQQPKSFNEAMKSFQQKDSRFFRVHQVIATSTFRTKPTDLYLSDTFLKFLNNLPLEYNYALYRQIFQSFGTHYFGSGTLGGQYDLLFQYDHEELKTQGFTEEKAQYCISEEYSLFLFVYFTSSHSNRCGTKKTTTTYEGSFLQTSEKSFSMVKGGRAEYAAALAWERKGVPPDSTTYKDWIKSTIDNPTVIEHELMPLVDLVRGFPCAVTKRRHMQRALAEYLATYDPCKCAPCPNNARAALSGTECVCICQTGTYGPNCEKRAKDYTSEAIDGSWNCWSPWTTCDSSLRRQRTRVCNNPAPQRGGLPCKGPEHQEEECTSSIFQEQNVCINDDDFVTEGESESLLPPGESGCPKPKPPLNSYLRINKRQYGFGDHEEFVCFTGFELDGYGLVRCQSDGTWEETKGRCVKRTCPRPAVPNDININPSKEEYQLNSRITLSCSRTDMSLSGPRFYVCTTSLTWEPSVPPSIQCNDDNPFVPDSKCGKGERHDGFKCVCIPREDCRRYKEDFCILDAENGKAIMMSFCAFHAGRCHGDKLYFMNNGPCRSDVASLDWARFRASVSAKSAVQEPCGSDTCYEWETCSASSTCACKLPRDCPKTQEHTYCLNFPRVQRKKTMNLCNMASTKCSGIEFELLNEGECSS, encoded by the exons ATGGGCCACAGCAGTCTCCTCCTCGGGTCAGTCCTCATCCTGTCTTCTGTCAGTATTACCTTGGGCTGTTTCTGTGACCACTACCCATGGAGCCCATGGTCCTATTGCACTAGAACCTGTGGTCAGGGGACTCAAGAACGCACAAG ATATGTACGCTATGACGAGCACTGGAACAAGAACAACTGTGCCCTGCTGTGTAAAATCCGTGAAAGCAGGTTGTGTAATGTTGAAGCTTGTCCTATACACTGTCAACTTACAGAGTTTGGACCCTGGTCCGACTGCTCaccgtgtgtaaaaaaaatg TTCAGGACCCGGTCTGTCTTAAGGCCCTCTCAGTTTGGAGGACAAGACTGTAGTGAATCTCTAATGGAGGAAAGGCCTTGTCATCCATCGAAAGAATGTAAAATAGAACCAGTCAACTGCAAGGATAAGTTCACCTGTGACAATG GCAGATGTATAAAAGCAATTCTTGAGTGCAATGGCCAGAATGACTGCTTAGACAACTCTGATGAGAAAAACTGTGGAACACTCAAGAAGGTGTGTGAAACAAACAGGCAGTTTCATGTTCCCCCGGGCTCGGATCTCATCGGTAACGG TTTTGATGCTGTTGCAGAGCAGATGAGGGGGGCTGTTCTGGACAACACCTTCATGGGAGAGGGATGTGTTTTAAACCGCAGCAGAGCGAACAGACGTATTTACCGATTACCAGCTAACATTGAAAACTATGAAATCAAA GTGGAACACCTTGAGGACATTACAGAGAATCCACCAGTGAAAAGTGAAGTGGTCTCCTTGGCCAGCCAAACATCAAGATTAGGATCAGAATATGGCAGCCTAGGGTCCCTGCTGGCCATTTTAGGGCTGTTTCAACAGCCCAAGTCCTTCAATGAAGCCATGAAATCATTTCAACAAAAG GACTCCAGGTTTTTTAGGGTGCATCAAGTTATAGCTACATCAACGTTCAGGACAAAGCCAACTGACCTGTATTTATCAGATACATTCCTGAAGTTCCTGAACAATTTACCTCTGGAATACAACTATGCTCTCTACAGGCAGATCTTTCAATCATTTGGGACACATTATTTTGGCTCTGGTACACTAGGAGGGCAGTATGACCTGCTTTTCCAGTATGACCATGAAGAGCTCAAAACTCAAG GTTTTACTGAGGAGAAGGCTCAATATTGCATCAGCGAGGAATATTCCTTGTTCTTGTTTGTGTATTTCACAAGTTCACATAGCAATAGGTGTGGCACCAAAAAGACGACCACCACATATGAGG GATCCTTCCTGCAGACGTCGGAGAAGTCCTTCTCCATGGTGAAGGGTGGGCGGGCTGAGTACGCAGCAGCTTTGGCCTGGGAGCGCAAGGGCGTTCCTCCTGACAGCACCACGTACAAAGACTGGATCAAGTCTACCATAGACAACCCCACGGTCATAGAACATGAG CTGATGCCCCTGGTGGACCTTGTGCGGGGTTTCCCGTGTGCTGTAACTAAGAGGCGTCACATGCAGAGAGCACTGGCTGAGTATTTGGCAACCTACGACCCCTGTAAATGTGCGCCCTGCCCAAACAACGCCCGGGCTGCCTTGTCAGGGACAGAGTGCGTGTGTATCTGCCAAACAGGAACCTATGGGCCCAACTGTGAGAAACGAGCAAAGGACTACACCTCAG AGGCCATCGATGGGTCTTGGAACTGCTGGAGCCCATGGAccacatgtgactcctccctgAGGAGACAGCGCACACGTGTCTGCAACAACCCTGCTCCACAGAGGGGAGGCCTGCCCTGCAAGGGCCCTGAGCACCAGGAAGAGGAGTGCACCAGCTCTATTTTCCAGGA GCAGAACGTTTGCATTAACGATGACGACTTTGTGACAGAGGGCGAGAGTGAGAGTCTATTGCCTCCAGGAGAGTCTGGCTGTCCCAAACCCAAACCTCCTCTCAACAGCTATCTGAGG ATTAATAAGAGGCAGTATGGTTTTGGAGACCACGAGGAGTTTGTATGCTTCACTGGTTTCGAGCTGGATGGGTACGGGCTTGTCCGCTGTCAGTCGGATGGTACCTGGGAAGAGACCAAGGGCCGCTGTGTCA AGAGGACGTGCCCCAGACCCGCGGTGCCAAATGACATCAACATAAACCCGAGCAAGGAGGAGTACCAGCTGAACTCGCGTATCACGCTGAGTTGCTCCCGCACTGACATGAGCCTGTCAGGGCCGCGCTTCTACGTCTGCACCACCTCGCTCACCTGGGAGCCCTCCGTCCCTCCCAGCATCCAGTGCAACGATG ATAATCCCTTTGTACCTGATAGCAAATGTGGGAAAGGAGAGCGCCACGATGGCTTCAAGTGTGTCTGTATACCTCGAGAAGACTGCAG GAGGTATAAGGAAGACTTTTGCATTTTGGATGCGGAGAACGGCAAAGCCATTATGATGTCGTTCTGTGCCTTTCATGCTGGGCGTTGCCATGGAGATAAGCTGTACTTCATGAACAATGGACCGTGCAGAAGTGACGTGGCTAGTCTGGACTGGGCAAGATTTAGGGCCAGTGTGTCTGCGAAGAGCGCAGTGCAGGAGCCCTGTGGATCGGACACCTGTTATGAGTGGGAGACCTGCTCAG catCAAGTACATGTGCGTGCAAACTTCCCAGAGACTGCCCAAAGACCCAGGAGCACACGTACTGTCTGAACTTTCCGAGAGTTCAGCGCAAGAAGACCATGAATTTGTGTAACATGGCCAGCACGAAGTGTAGTGGTATTGAGTTTGAACTACTTAACGAAGGTGAATGTTCAAGCTAA
- the LOC143482430 gene encoding complement component C7-like yields MKKCLWFSLLVLLVCLLLARCEPPLNCRWGPYGDWSECDGCTKTQVRTRSIEVFPQFGGSACVGEAFQRQACVPRKSCPLGTGCGERFRCSSGQCISPSLVCNGDQDCQEDSSDEQRCVQSSTLVCNVHKTPPNSDLTGKGVDILTGQLKAGVINTMSFGGQCRKVFSGDHRDFYRLPQSILRYSFQVGVQDDFSEEFYNSSWSYIKHVEERYRIRGGHDHRTFHSELKRDKAYHLLIIKNEVEVAQFQNNAPEYLTLSEEFWKVLSALPSTYEPVAYRSLLQRYGTHYMAEGSLGGQYQAMLEFDSNFMREMSQTDIDFHQCITRVKRRLFRKKTTTKCEKLIQSIKSSTERGSQTMPVKTHIIGGFAAYVAGLSRLDLENPEHNQAMYSRWAGSVKDYPQVIKQKLRPIYELVKEVPCAGLKRLHLKRALESFLEEQSPCHCRPCQNNGTPVLSDGACTCACRPDTSGTACQTGHVLGEQAGVVHGGWGCWSAWGACSHGQKSRTRACNNPEPRNGGKHCVGLSVDQKACEDPDLDHLRFMEPHCFDPSLTPLKSCKVPPPLLNGFVLNLQHVYPVGSKIEYSCIDGFHHIGDPFAECTESLNWRRSGVECRRASCDPPLLLSHVIATPLKQTYLIGESVSLSCPDGMQREGESEIICRASLNWSPAPNNVKCIAVVHAEPSLQCKPWEKPGVGQCVCKMPYECQPSLKVCASVRPGQANRISLCQLGALQCLGKTFSLLQYNACDWPETKFTSCQDCQTWEECNASECKCKDPEECSEDIAHFCVSVENGDAKPMTECEAGAWRCSGKQINVIHIGKCPT; encoded by the exons ATGAAG AAGTGTTTGTGGTTTAGCCTCTTAGTCCTGCTCGTCTGTTTGCTGCTTGCTAG GTGTGAACCACCGCTGAACTGCAGATGGGGGCCTTATGGAGACTGGTCAGAGTGTGATGGTTGCACCAAAACACAG GTTCGAACGCGTTCTATAGAAGTGTTCCCTCAGTTTGGGGGGAGCGCTTGTGTGGGGGAAGCCTTTCAAAGGCAAGCATGTGTACCTAGGAAGAGTTGTCCCCTTGGCACAGGCTGTGGAGAAAGGTTCCGCTGTTCTTCTG gtcaGTGTATCAGTCCTTCTCTGGTGTGTAATGGAGATCAAGACTGTCAGGAGGACAGCTCAGATGAGCAGCGTTGTGTACAGTCCAGCACTCTGGTGTGTAATGTTCACAAAACTCCACCTAACTCCGATCTCACTGGAAAAGG GGTTGACATATTAACAGGCCAGCTGAAAGCTGGTGTGATTAACACAATGAGCTTTGGCGGCCAGTGCAGGAAAGTGTTTAGTGGTGACCACAGAGACTTTTATAGACTCCCACAGAGTATACTCAGATACAGTTTTCAG GTTGGTGTTCAGGATGATTTCAGTGAAGAGTTCTACAATAGCTCCTGGTCCTACATCAAGCACGTGGAGGAGAGATACAGAATCAGAGGGGGTCATGACCACAGAACCTTTCACAGTGAACTGAAGAGAGACAAG GCCTACCATTTGTTGATCATCAAAAATGAAGTGGAGGTCGCTCAGTTCCAGAATAATGCCCCTGAGTACCTCACCCTCTCTGAAGAGTTCTGGAAGGTTCTGTCAGCTCTACCCAGCACATATGAACCTGTGGCCTACCGATCCCTGCTGCAGCGCTATGGTACCCATTACATGGCTGAGGGCTCCCTGGGCGGACAGTACCAGGCCATGCTGGAGTTTGACTCAAACTTTATGAGAGAGATGA GTCAAACAGACATTGACTTCCATCAATGTATTACACGTGTAAAGAGACGTCTGTTCCGAAAAAAGACAACAACCAAATGTGAAAAACTCATTCAGTCGATTAAGAGCTCCACTG AACGAGGTAGTCAGACGATGCCAGTGAAGACACATATAATTGGAGGCTTTGCTGCTTATGTGGCCGGTCTGAGCCGTCTGGATCTGGAAAACCCTGAGCATAACCAAGCAATGTACTCTAGGTGGGCTGGTTCTGTGAAGGACTATCCTCAAGTCATCAAACAGAAG TTGAGGCCGATATATGAGCTGGTAAAGGAGGTACCATGCGCAGGCTTGAAGAGGCTCCACCTGAAGAGGGCGCTGGAGTCGTTCCTGGAGGAGCAGAGCCCATGCCACTGCAGGCCGTGTCAGAACAACGGCACACCTGTGCTGAGTGACGGCGCGTGTACCTGCGCCTGCCGACCTGACACTAGCGGCACAGCGTGCCAGACTGGCCATGTGCTCGGGGAGCAGGCTG GAGTGGTTCATGGGGGTTGGGGTTGCTGGTCTGCCTGGGGGGCTTGTTCTCACGGTCAGAAGTCGAGGACTCGCGCTTGTAATAATCCCGAACCGAGAAACGGAGGCAAGCATTGCGTTGGCCTATCCGTGGACCAGAAAGCCTGTGAGGACCCAGATCTTGACCACTTAAG ATTCATGGAGCCTCACTGCTTTGACCCCTCACTGACCCCATTGAAGTCATGCAAGGTTCCACCTCCCTTACTCAATGGGTTTGTTCTG AACCTCCAACATGTGTATCCAGTGGGCAGTAAAATAGAATATTCCTGTATTGATGGATTTCACCATATTGGAGACCCTTTTGCGGAATGTACAGAGAGCCTGAACTGGAGGAGATCAGGAGTAGAGTGTAGGA GGGCTTCATGTGATCCTCCACTTCTTCTGAGCCATGTCATCGCCACGCCCCTGAAGCAGACCTACCTCATTGGGGAAAGCGTGTCTCTGTCATGCCCCGATGGGATGCAGCGTGAAGGAGAGTCAGAGATCATCTGCCGTGCCAGCCTCAACTGGTCTCCAGCACCCAACAATGTTAAATGCATTGCAG tggtccATGCTGAGCCAAGCCTGCAGTGCAAGCCGTGGGAGAAACCTGGAgtggggcagtgtgtgtgcaaaATGCCATATGAATGCCA ACCCTCTCTGAAGGTATGTGCCTCCGTGCGTCCTGGCCAGGCAAACAGAATAAGCCTCTGCCAGCTGGGGGCGCTGCAGTGTCTGGGGAAGACATTCTCTCTGCTTCAGTACAACGCATGTGACTGGCCAGAGACTAAATTCACATCGTGTCAGGACTGCCAGACATGGGAGGAATGCAATG CGtcagaatgtaaatgtaaagaccCAGAGGAGTGTTCAGAAGACATCGCCCACTTCTGTGTCTCTGTGGAGAACGGTGATGCCAAACCCATGACGGAGTGCGAGGCAGGAGCGTGGAGATGCTCAGGGAAACAGATCAACGTCATTCACATTGGAAAATGTCCAACCTGA